A region of Thermococcus argininiproducens DNA encodes the following proteins:
- a CDS encoding acetate--CoA ligase family protein: protein MLDYFFTPKSIAVLGASNDPLKLGYEIFKNLKGYGGKVYPINIKEETVQGVKAYKNVKDIPENVDLAVIVVPRRFVKQALIDCGEKGVKGAIIITAGFGEMGEEGKREERELVEIAHKYGMRIIGPNCVGVMDTHSNMNATFIMNAKKGSVAFVSQSGALGAGIVYKTIKEDIGFSKFISVGNMADVDFADLMEYLAEDNNSKAIALYIEGVKNGKRFMEIAKKVSKKKPIIALKAGKSESGARAASSHTGSLAGSYAIYEAAFMQSGVLVAETIDDLLSMARAFTQPLPKGKKVAIMTNAGGPGVLTADQLDKRGLKLANLKEETMEKLREFLPPMAAVKNPVDMIASARGEDYYKTAKLLLEDDNVDMLVAICVVPTFAGMTPTEHAEGIVKAVKEVNNGKPVLALFMAGYVSEKARELLEKEGIPAYERPEDVGSAAYALAAFAERNLEV from the coding sequence ATGCTTGATTATTTCTTCACTCCAAAAAGCATAGCAGTGCTTGGAGCATCAAATGATCCACTCAAGCTCGGTTATGAGATCTTCAAGAATCTCAAGGGGTATGGAGGGAAAGTATATCCCATCAATATAAAAGAAGAAACCGTTCAGGGAGTCAAAGCTTACAAAAATGTCAAAGACATTCCAGAAAACGTTGATTTAGCAGTTATAGTTGTCCCAAGGAGATTCGTCAAACAAGCACTCATTGATTGTGGCGAGAAAGGTGTTAAAGGAGCTATCATAATTACGGCTGGTTTTGGAGAAATGGGCGAAGAAGGTAAAAGAGAAGAAAGAGAACTCGTAGAGATAGCACACAAATATGGAATGAGAATAATCGGGCCCAATTGTGTCGGTGTAATGGACACTCACAGCAACATGAATGCTACATTTATCATGAATGCAAAAAAAGGAAGTGTGGCCTTTGTTTCACAGAGTGGTGCTTTAGGAGCTGGGATAGTCTACAAGACTATCAAAGAAGATATCGGATTCTCAAAGTTTATAAGCGTTGGAAATATGGCTGACGTTGATTTCGCAGATTTGATGGAATATCTAGCCGAAGATAATAATAGCAAGGCAATAGCCCTTTATATTGAAGGAGTAAAGAATGGGAAACGATTTATGGAGATAGCAAAGAAAGTGAGCAAAAAGAAACCAATAATAGCCTTAAAAGCTGGAAAAAGTGAGAGTGGAGCAAGAGCAGCGTCTTCCCACACTGGTTCACTTGCAGGAAGTTATGCCATCTACGAGGCTGCCTTTATGCAGAGTGGAGTTCTTGTAGCTGAAACCATAGATGACCTACTTAGTATGGCAAGGGCCTTTACTCAGCCTCTACCAAAAGGTAAGAAAGTAGCAATAATGACCAACGCTGGTGGTCCCGGGGTTCTAACTGCTGATCAGCTCGATAAACGTGGACTTAAGCTGGCCAATTTAAAAGAAGAAACAATGGAAAAGCTTAGGGAATTTTTACCCCCAATGGCAGCTGTTAAAAATCCTGTTGACATGATAGCAAGTGCAAGAGGAGAAGATTATTATAAAACAGCTAAACTTCTTTTAGAGGACGATAATGTTGATATGCTCGTGGCAATTTGTGTTGTTCCAACTTTTGCTGGAATGACCCCCACAGAGCATGCAGAAGGTATTGTAAAAGCTGTAAAGGAAGTCAACAATGGAAAACCTGTTTTAGCACTCTTTATGGCTGGATACGTTAGTGAGAAAGCTAGAGAACTCCTAGAAAAGGAGGGTATTCCAGCATATGAAAGACCAGAAGATGTTGGTTCCGCAGCATATGCTTTGGCTGCTTTTGCAGAGAGAAATTTGGAGGTGTAA
- the tmk gene encoding dTMP kinase, with protein MGMFIVLEGIDGAGKSTQAKMLANWFEERGYEVVLTKEPTDTAFGKLIRRLVLTGGKEGIIDGARISKEAEALLFAADRAEHVKKLIEPALNAGKVVISDRYFYSSLAYQWARGLDLNWLINLNGFAPRADLVILLDLPVKESIKRINGRSIRSEFDKIVELQKKVRENYLKLAEKFNEIRIINALAPVEDIHNDITALVEHELFENPKK; from the coding sequence ATGGGAATGTTTATAGTCCTAGAAGGCATAGACGGCGCTGGAAAATCAACACAAGCTAAGATGCTTGCAAACTGGTTTGAAGAGAGAGGGTATGAAGTTGTACTTACAAAAGAGCCAACTGACACAGCCTTTGGTAAGTTGATTCGACGTTTGGTATTAACAGGAGGAAAAGAGGGTATAATTGATGGTGCTAGAATAAGTAAAGAAGCTGAGGCTCTACTTTTTGCTGCTGACAGAGCAGAGCATGTTAAAAAACTCATAGAACCTGCATTAAATGCCGGGAAAGTTGTTATTTCGGATAGATATTTCTACTCATCCCTTGCTTATCAATGGGCAAGAGGTCTGGACTTAAATTGGCTTATTAACTTGAATGGGTTTGCTCCCCGTGCTGACCTAGTTATACTACTAGACTTGCCCGTTAAGGAGAGTATAAAGAGAATAAATGGAAGAAGCATAAGATCCGAATTCGATAAAATCGTAGAACTACAAAAGAAAGTCAGAGAGAACTATTTGAAACTTGCAGAGAAGTTTAATGAGATAAGGATAATTAATGCCCTTGCTCCTGTAGAAGACATCCACAATGACATCACCGCCCTTGTAGAGCACGAACTCTTTGAAAATCCAAAAAAGTAA
- a CDS encoding phospho-sugar mutase, producing the protein MEIYRSEEFNPEELALLGRAIGTVAQGTIIVGRDGRAISRYGKRALVVGIVSTGSATMDVRLIPLIVLKDFAHKRGLPLVYIYYYNGVRVEISGFDPDEINALLKTKKFIEAHPNDIGATVYYPNALDDFLQDIFKHYNFTIEGKALIDCMNTPAVLLFPQLNEHLRFETELLNDMMTSYLPPKPKEVYLQKLKKGDYTFGLRFRPDGYVEFHKDGEEKEFGSMWRLLDHMKKVL; encoded by the coding sequence ATGGAAATTTATAGGTCTGAGGAATTCAATCCAGAAGAACTTGCCCTGCTCGGAAGGGCCATTGGAACAGTCGCTCAAGGAACTATAATAGTAGGAAGAGACGGAAGAGCAATTTCAAGGTACGGGAAAAGAGCCTTAGTAGTTGGAATAGTTAGTACAGGTTCAGCTACAATGGATGTAAGGCTGATTCCCCTCATAGTTCTTAAAGACTTTGCTCATAAACGTGGCCTACCCCTTGTATATATTTATTACTACAATGGAGTGAGAGTTGAGATTAGTGGATTCGACCCCGACGAAATAAATGCTTTATTAAAGACAAAGAAGTTTATAGAGGCTCATCCTAATGATATCGGAGCTACCGTTTATTACCCAAATGCCTTGGATGATTTTCTCCAAGACATCTTCAAGCACTACAACTTCACTATAGAAGGAAAAGCCTTAATCGATTGTATGAATACTCCCGCAGTGCTTTTATTTCCTCAGCTAAATGAACACTTAAGGTTTGAAACAGAGCTCCTTAATGATATGATGACCAGCTACTTACCACCTAAACCAAAAGAAGTTTATTTACAAAAACTTAAAAAAGGAGATTACACTTTTGGACTTCGTTTCCGTCCTGATGGATATGTAGAGTTTCATAAGGATGGGGAAGAAAAAGAATTCGGAAGTATGTGGAGACTACTAGATCACATGAAGAAAGTCCTTTAA
- a CDS encoding sugar phosphate nucleotidyltransferase: protein MQAVILAGGKGTRLLPLTVYRPKPMIPFFNKSMMEYVVKALTNAGVEEIFVLVGYLKKRITNYFGDGSDFGVEIHYSNGENIKLGTAGATKKVVNKIEDTFIVASSDVLTNININALYEYHKKKKALATIALSRVEDPSQYGIAIVDSDNRILRFKEKPEPEEAFSNLVNAGIYVFEPEAFDSVPKGENFDFSLNLFPKMLEENLPLYGFPFEEYWNDVGRPSSYLQATADVFLGRLKLSQVRTESLKGNLEYGGPLYSGIRCQIRRPEVRGFAVLGDNVKIGRNVKIERSVIFSNVTIEEGAEIYEAIIGENVHIGKGVIIESGSVVGDNSVIEEFTKIGANVKIWAESRIGKESIVLPD from the coding sequence ATGCAAGCAGTGATTTTAGCGGGCGGAAAAGGCACAAGGCTGCTTCCTTTGACAGTTTACCGCCCCAAACCCATGATCCCATTTTTCAATAAATCCATGATGGAATACGTAGTAAAAGCGCTAACAAATGCTGGAGTGGAAGAGATCTTCGTACTCGTAGGTTACCTCAAAAAACGGATCACAAATTATTTCGGAGATGGTAGTGATTTCGGAGTTGAAATACATTATTCAAATGGAGAAAATATAAAACTCGGAACTGCAGGTGCTACAAAAAAAGTTGTAAACAAAATAGAGGATACTTTTATTGTTGCCTCGAGTGACGTGCTAACCAACATTAACATAAATGCCCTTTATGAGTATCATAAGAAAAAAAAGGCTCTGGCTACCATTGCTTTATCTCGTGTTGAAGATCCCAGCCAATATGGAATTGCTATTGTAGATTCTGATAACAGAATACTGAGATTCAAAGAAAAACCTGAGCCTGAAGAGGCTTTTAGCAATTTGGTAAATGCAGGTATCTACGTTTTTGAACCAGAAGCTTTTGATTCAGTTCCCAAAGGAGAAAACTTCGATTTTTCTCTGAATCTATTTCCAAAGATGCTGGAAGAAAACCTCCCTCTTTACGGGTTTCCCTTTGAGGAATACTGGAACGACGTAGGAAGGCCATCAAGCTACCTCCAAGCAACAGCGGACGTTTTTCTAGGAAGACTTAAGCTCTCCCAAGTAAGAACAGAATCGCTTAAGGGAAATCTAGAATATGGTGGGCCGCTCTACAGCGGAATAAGATGTCAAATAAGACGACCAGAGGTAAGAGGATTTGCAGTTTTAGGAGATAATGTTAAAATAGGGAGAAACGTTAAAATAGAACGTTCAGTTATATTCTCAAATGTGACTATAGAAGAGGGAGCAGAGATTTATGAAGCAATCATAGGAGAAAACGTTCATATTGGAAAAGGTGTAATTATTGAAAGTGGGAGTGTTGTTGGCGATAACTCTGTGATTGAAGAATTCACAAAGATTGGAGCCAATGTAAAAATTTGGGCCGAATCAAGAATTGGAAAAGAAAGTATAGTACTCCCTGATTGA